A stretch of the Microcebus murinus isolate Inina chromosome 6, M.murinus_Inina_mat1.0, whole genome shotgun sequence genome encodes the following:
- the CLMN gene encoding calmin isoform X2, giving the protein MAAHEWDWFQREELIGQISDIRVQNLQVERENVQKRTFTRWINLHLGKCNPPLEVKDLFVDIQDGKILMALLEVLSGRNLLHEYKSSSHRIFRLNNIAKALKFLEDSNVKLVSIDAAEIADGNPSLVLGLIWNIILFFQIKELTGNLSRNSPSSSLSPGSGGTDSDSSFPPTPTTERSAAISVKDQRKAIKTLLAWVQRKTRKYGVAVQDFAGSWRSGLAFLAVIKAIDPSLVDMKQALEDSTRENLEKAFSIAHDALNIPRLLEPEDIMVDTPDEQSIVTYVAQFLERFPELETEDFLDSDKEIPIESTFVRIKETPSEQEGKVFVLTENGERAYTVNHETSHPPPSKVFVCDKPESMKEFCLDGVSSHAPSDSSAEFMHEIINQVLQGGIGNKSSSVNEPSPESSILASRKEGRRFNSLPIKKTVHFEADTCREASCSRDPFYSQDFRFEGSPRAAQEVLKQGGPSLAVEVLEEKEPKQESAETLEFPSGQLPGGDTSLADGESDDSQSSPSSSCNGAPESAASPGEERHSLAALEENTVMADSMEIKVKLQTVEDMDREDYFECIPLRASKFNSDLIDFASTSQAFKEVPSPHEKKPAEGEVFEANAEKLGKKRTKSAHKRKDSPEPQAKSEQQEPPRGPERNVLGHSLALEEMPADIKPKACEKAKRKSTGRRGGGEEEGEAVGLQSIGEELPSNPPSSSVSLETLGSHSEEGLDFNPSPPLSKVSVIPHELFYYPHYEVPLAAVLEAYAEGSEDLKNEEMDLEEPEGYLRELDSREEGGDGSHSGYRSPVLGKGTPGASDQELHLDSGGEGATPALEPAAPPPLEDHQQREAEERDPVDSYQAQEPPNSENIANPVEERVTEKSISSKKKEKRKHVDHVESSLFIAPGTVRSSDDLEEDTSDHRIPSRTSHSDSSIYIRRHTNRSLESDHCSYVQLRNTADLDDRRNRILTRKANNSGEATLQESHSPRSDSLTQLVQQPDMMYFILFLWLLVYCLLLFPQLDVNRL; this is encoded by the exons TGCAACCCACCTCTAGAAGTTAAAGATTTATTTGTTGATATACAAGATGGCAAAATCCTAATGGCTTTGTTAGAAGTCCTGTCTGGGCGGAATCTG cTGCACGAATACAAATCCTCCTCGCATCGTATTTTTCGGTTGAACAACATAGCGAAAGCACTTAAGTTTTTGGAAGATAGCAAC GTAAAACTGGTTAGCATCGATGCAGCAGAAATAGCGGACGGCAACCCCTCTCTGGTTCTTGGGCTGATATGGAACATAATTCTCTTCTTCCAG ATTAAAGAGCTCACGGGCAACCTCAGCAGAAACTCTCCGTCTTCCAGCCTGTCCCCCGGCTCAGGGGGCACAGACTCAGACTCCTCattcccacccacacccaccaccGAGAGGAGTGCGGCGATATCAGTGAAAGACCAGAGGAAGGCCATCAAGACCCTGCTGGCGTGGGTGCAGAGGAAGACGCGCAA GTATGGCGTGGCGGTGCAGGACTTTGCGGGCAGCTGGAGGAGTGGGCTGGCTTTCCTGGCTGTGATCAAGGCCATCGACCCCAGCCTGGTGGACATGAAACAGGCCTTGGAAGATTCCACGCGAGAAAATCTAGAGAAGGCTTTCAGCATTGCACACGATGCCCTGAACATCCCCAGGCTCCTGGAGCCAGAAG ACATCATGGTGGACACACCGGATGAGCAGTCTATCGTGACCTATGTGGCACAGTTTCTAGAGCGTTTTCCGGAGTTGGAAACc gaaGATTTTCTGGATTCAGATAAAGAAATTCCTATTGAATCCACCTTTGTCCGTATCAAAGAAACCCCCTCTGAACAAGAGGGCAAAGTCTTTGTTCTGACTGAAAACGGGGAGCGTGCCTACACCGTTAACCACGAAACCAGCCACCCGCCACCCTCCAAAGTGTTCGTCTGTGACAAGCCCGAGAGCATGAAGGAATTCTGCCTGGACGGTGTTTCCAGCCACGCGCCGTCAGACAGCTCCGCCGAGTTCATGCACGAGATCATCAACCAGGTCCTCCAGGGGGGCATAGGGAATAAGAGCAGCAGCGTCAATGAGCCATCTCCAGAATCTTCCATTTTAGCATCCAGAAAGGAAGGCCGGAGGTTCAACTCTTTGCCAATCAAGAAAACTGTCCACTTTGAGGCTGACACCTGCAGGGAGGCTTCCTGCAGCAGGGACCCCTTCTACAGCCAAGACTTCCGATTCGAGGGGAGCCCCAGGGCGGCACAGGAGGTGCTGAAGCAGGGGGGACCCAGCTTGGCAGTCGAAGTTCTTGAAGAAAAGGAGCCGAAACAGGAATCCGCAGAGACCCTGGAATTCCCCTCTGGCCAGCTCCCCGGCGGCGACACCTCCTTGGCAGATGGCGAGAGCGACGATTCTCAGTCTTCCCCGAGTTCTTCCTGTAACGGCGCCCCAGAGAGCGCAGCTAGCCCCGGCGAAGAACGTCATTCCCTCGCAGCCCTTGAGGAAAACACCGTCATGGCCGACTCCATGGAGATCAAAGTGAAGCTGCAGACCGTCGAGGACATGGACCGAGAAGACTATTTCGAGTGCATTCCATTAAGAGCCTCAAAGTTTAACAGCGACCTAATAGATTTTGCTTCCACCAGCCAGGCTTTCAAGGAGGTTCCTTCGCCCCATGAGAAAAAACCTGCCGAGGGCGAGGTTTTCGAGGCCAATGCTGAAAAACTAGGGAAAAAGAGAACCAAGTCCGCCCACAAAAGGAAAGATTCGCCTGAGCCCCAAGCCAAGTCCGAGCAGCAGGAGCCTCCTCGGGGCCCTGAACGGAACGTTCTAGGCCACTCGTTGGCCCTGGAAGAGATGCCGGCGGATATAAAGCCAAAGGCGTGTGAAAAGGCCAAGAGGAAGTCCACCGGGCGccggggtggaggggaggaggagggggaggccgTGGGCCTCCAGAGCATAGGCGAGGAGCTGCCCTCCAACCCCCCCAGCAGCAGCGTCAGCCTGGAGACCCTGGGGAGCCACAGCGAGGAGGGCCTGGATTTCAatccctccccgcccctctcgAAGGTCTCTGTCATTCCCCACGAGCTCTTCTACTACCCGCACTACGAGGTGCCCCTGgctgcagttctggaggcttacGCGGAAGGCTCAGAGGACTTGAAGAACGAGGAAATGGACCTGGAGGAGCCAGAGGGCTATTTGCGTGAGCTGGACTCCCGGGAGGAGGGGGGCGATGGCTCCCACAGCGGCTATAGGTCCCCAGTGCTGGGCAAGGGCACCCCCGGTGCCAGCGATCAGGAGCTGCATCTCGACAGTGGTGGCGAGGGTGCCACGCCGGCCTTGgagcccgccgccccgccccccctcGAGGACCACCAGCAAAGGGAGGCCGAAGAGCGTGACCCCGTGGACAGCTACCAG GCCCAGGAACCCCCAAACTCGGAAAACATAGCAAACCCTGTAGAAGAAAGGGTGACGGAAAAATCAATCAGcagcaaaaaaaaggaaaaaaggaaacatgtGGACCACGTAGAAAGTTCATTATTTATAGCACCGGGGACTGTTCGATCCTCAGATGACCTAGAAGAAGACACTAGCGACCACAGAATCCCTTCCAG gaCTAGTCACAGCGACTCCAGTATTTACATTCGACGACATACTAATAGGTCTTTGGAATCG GATCATTGTAGCTATGTTCAATTGAGGAACACAGCAGATCTGGATGACAGAAGAAACCGAATATTAACCAG GAAGGCCAACAACTCCGGAGAAGCCACACTGCAGGAGAGCCACAGCCCACGGAGCGACTCGCTGACACAGTTAGTGCAGCAGCCGGACATGATGTACTTTATCCTCTTCCTGTGGCTCCTGGTGTACTGCCTGCTGCTCTTCCCACAGCTCGACGTCAACAGGCTCTGA